In a genomic window of Cygnus atratus isolate AKBS03 ecotype Queensland, Australia chromosome 23, CAtr_DNAZoo_HiC_assembly, whole genome shotgun sequence:
- the EDN2 gene encoding endothelin-2: MPSHPTGAVLLALALCILLEDGMGQPPLESHLAAASAAHLRTKRCSCNSWLDKECIYFCHLDIIWVNTPGHTAPYGLGSPPRRRKRSLSRCECSHSRDSICTNFCQPKPGYRQSLKLPASSGASMKAPQSDDRKPSPHSLLRALRDLAVSSLQFSKQQRYSQRNAQPTVLPWKKSIWKKKR, translated from the exons ATGCCCAGCCACCCCACCGGTGCCGTGCTGCTGGCGCTCGCCCTCTGCATCCTCCTGGAAGATG gtatGGGCCAGCCTCCTCTGGAGTCCCACCTCGCCGCGGCCAGTGCGGCGCACCTGAGGACCAAGCGATGTTCGTGCAACAGCTGGCTGGATAAAGAGTGCATTTACTTCTGTCACCTGGATATTATCTGGGTCAACACACCTGG ACACACCGCTCCCTATGGCTTGGGAAGCCCGCCAAGGCGGCGCAAGAGGTCGCTCAGCAGGTGCGAGTGCTCGCACTCAAGGGACAGCATCTGTACCAACTTCTGCCAGCCGAAACCCGG GTACCGCCAGAGTCTGAAGCTCCCAGCAAGCTCTGGAGCATCGATGAAGGCTCCGCAAAGCGATGATAGGAAGCCTTCCCCTCACAGCCTGCTGAGAGCTCTCAG GGATCTTGCTGTTTCCAGCCTGCAGTTCAGCAAGCAGCAGCGCTATTCTCAGAGGAACGCTCAGCCAACAGTTTTGCCTTGGAAGAAAAGCATCTGGAAGAAGAAGAGATAA